A portion of the Cellulophaga algicola DSM 14237 genome contains these proteins:
- a CDS encoding TIGR04282 family arsenosugar biosynthesis glycosyltransferase: MTPNNNKTVLFVFSLSATIEAERKPLFGVSKKNVSKEFFRLLNKKTLQIAKNSGVDVVWIDETQQKGKTFNERYANAYQSLFDQGYENVISIGNDTPNLTSHHITTAIKTLSHQQLVFGPSKDGGVYLLGYTEKAFDEKVFRNFSWLTSKLSNELKDYAVQEELSFSVLETLEDIDSKKNALEFAYTNQKSTFAVYILFHLTSVKTKYENNTLDFRPNILLHSFLLRGPPSQ, from the coding sequence ATGACACCAAATAACAACAAAACAGTATTATTTGTTTTTTCACTTTCTGCTACCATTGAGGCAGAAAGGAAACCATTATTCGGGGTCAGCAAAAAGAATGTTTCCAAAGAATTTTTTCGGCTTTTAAATAAGAAAACACTTCAAATTGCAAAAAATAGTGGGGTTGATGTTGTTTGGATAGACGAAACACAACAGAAAGGTAAAACCTTTAATGAGCGCTACGCTAACGCCTACCAATCTCTATTTGACCAAGGGTATGAAAATGTTATCTCTATTGGTAACGATACCCCTAACCTTACTTCCCATCACATTACAACTGCGATTAAAACACTTTCGCACCAACAACTAGTTTTTGGCCCTTCAAAAGATGGTGGGGTATACCTTTTAGGCTATACAGAAAAGGCCTTTGATGAAAAAGTATTTAGAAATTTCTCTTGGTTAACGAGTAAGCTATCTAATGAATTAAAAGATTATGCCGTTCAAGAAGAGTTATCATTCTCAGTCTTAGAAACTTTGGAAGATATTGATTCTAAAAAAAACGCCTTAGAATTTGCATACACCAACCAGAAATCAACATTTGCAGTATATATCTTATTTCACTTAACATCTGTTAAAACGAAATATGAAAATAATACATTAGATTTTAGACCAAACATACTACTTCATAGCTTTCTTTTAAGAGGACCCCCTTCTCAATAG
- a CDS encoding TetR/AcrR family transcriptional regulator gives MEKSLKRMATMHKMQVTGLELFYKKGYYNTSVDEILKELSLSKGAFYYHFKSKEDFFISILQQLVVRKVYSMLIEPIEGHEDPLNLISTCIDEALQTAEHNENDYGFVLSNFITEFNGKNPEIMKYLNDTLKIWEVNLVSALQRGKFNGFVDRHIDCEGAASYIISSFIGIRTMMVEGSPTALRYRYMQQLRFFFRAMVNKQTA, from the coding sequence ATGGAAAAGAGTTTAAAGCGCATGGCTACCATGCATAAAATGCAAGTTACAGGACTAGAATTGTTCTATAAAAAAGGCTATTATAATACAAGTGTTGATGAAATCTTAAAAGAACTTAGTCTTTCTAAAGGAGCTTTTTATTACCATTTTAAATCAAAGGAAGATTTTTTTATTAGTATTCTACAACAATTAGTTGTCCGGAAGGTGTATAGCATGTTGATTGAGCCTATCGAAGGTCACGAAGATCCTTTAAATTTAATATCGACCTGTATTGATGAAGCTTTGCAAACAGCAGAACATAATGAAAATGATTATGGCTTTGTGTTAAGTAATTTCATTACAGAATTTAATGGTAAGAACCCCGAGATAATGAAGTATTTGAATGATACTTTAAAAATTTGGGAAGTTAACCTAGTCTCTGCATTGCAAAGAGGAAAGTTTAACGGTTTTGTAGATCGTCATATTGATTGTGAAGGTGCTGCTAGCTATATTATTTCTTCTTTCATAGGAATTAGAACTATGATGGTCGAGGGTAGCCCCACTGCTTTGAGGTATCGCTATATGCAACAATTGCGATTTTTCTTTAGAGCAATGGTGAACAAGCAAACAGCTTAA